In a genomic window of Chryseobacterium sp. G0162:
- a CDS encoding GNAT family N-acetyltransferase encodes MKLETERLVLKEIHEGHIEDILRIRSNEIINQYVKRNSPKTNYDALEFILHIKRKTQNKEIVFWGISYKDTPNLIGTICLWKFSEDRKTAEVGYELLPEYHRKGLMSEALNAVLNYGYNELQLLEVLAITSRFNENSKQLLLKYHFTLEEDQKDKDNPDNIIFSLKRD; translated from the coding sequence ATGAAACTGGAAACAGAAAGACTGGTCTTAAAAGAGATCCATGAAGGTCATATAGAGGATATTCTTCGAATCAGAAGTAATGAGATTATCAACCAATATGTGAAAAGGAATTCTCCAAAAACCAACTATGATGCTTTGGAATTTATCCTCCATATTAAGAGGAAAACTCAAAATAAAGAGATTGTTTTCTGGGGAATTTCATATAAAGACACTCCCAATCTCATCGGAACTATTTGTTTATGGAAATTTTCGGAGGACAGAAAAACAGCTGAGGTTGGTTATGAACTATTACCAGAATATCATCGAAAAGGACTTATGTCCGAAGCTCTAAATGCTGTTTTAAATTATGGATATAATGAATTACAATTGCTGGAAGTTTTAGCCATCACAAGCAGATTCAATGAAAATTCTAAACAGCTTCTTTTAAAATATCATTTTACCCTTGAAGAAGATCAAAAAGACAAAGATAATCCCGACAATATTATTTTTAGCTTAAAAAGAGACTAA